Proteins co-encoded in one Arachis hypogaea cultivar Tifrunner chromosome 11, arahy.Tifrunner.gnm2.J5K5, whole genome shotgun sequence genomic window:
- the LOC112722314 gene encoding uncharacterized protein isoform X1, translating to MKERQQSYDSALTVVKKNWEQKLRRSTLNSAGFNKQRYHKFSCTRTNNVSKWQSSAAIVTMVTGEQSLDAASAETVRVSLLNKSERGLYHYFLFLSRRKKKGEKKKKKKEAGCENLIIQQGKGNKEKKKRIKKKMASSSSYNSPCAACKFLRRKCMPGCIFAPYFPPEEPQKFANVHKIFGASNVTKLLNELLPHQREDAVNSLAYEAEARVRDPVYGCVGAISFLQRQVQRLQKELDAANADLLRYSFTDIAPTPALSMPPGLTNATSLQQIPQRFGARFDNEGSGFYNNNRQYSPNIYSYPYSLPWTDTSSKDISDGGGLGDGDGRGGNL from the exons ATGAAGGAGAGGCAACAGTCATATGACTCTGCTTTAACAGTGGTTAAGAAAAACTGGGAACAG AAACTTCGTAGAAGCACACTCAATTCTGCAGGGTTCAACAAGCAAAGATATCACAAATTTTCTTGTACAAGAACCAATAACG tTTCTAAATGGCAAAGTTCGGCTGCTATTGTAACAATGGTTACTGGAGAGCAATCTTTGGACGCTGCTAGCGCTGAGACTG TTAGGGTTTCACTCCTCAACAAATCTGAGAGAGGCTTATaccattattttctgtttttgtcacggaggaagaagaagggagagaaaaaaaaaaaaaaaaaagaagcaggtTGTGAAAACCTTATCATCCAACAAGGgaaagggaataaagaaaaaaaaaag agaatcaagaagaagatggcatcatcaagctcgtACAATTCACCTTGCGCTGCCTGCAAATTCTTGAGGAGGAAGTGCATGCCAGGGTGTATCTTTGCGCCTTATTTTCCACCCGAAGAGCCTCAAAAGTTTGCAAACGTGCACAAGATCTTCGGGGCAAGCAACGTTACCAAGCTCCTCAACGAGCTTCTGCCTCACCAGAGGGAGGATGCGGTCAACTCCCTCGCTTACGAGGCAGAAGCTCGCGTTAGAGATCCTGTTTACGGCTGCGTTGGCGCCATATCTTTCCTCCAAAGACAAGTGCAAAGACTTCAGAAGGAACTTGATGCCGCCAACGCTGATCTTCTCCGCTATTCCTTTACTGACATCGCTCCGACACCGGCTCTTTCTATGCCCCCCGGACTAACCAATGCTACTTCCCTTCAACAAATTCCCCAAAGGTTTGGGGCAAGATTTGATAACGAAGGAAGTGGATTCTATAACAATAATCGCCAATATTCACCTAATATTTATTCTTACCCATACTCTCTTCCATGGACCGATACCTCTTCCAAGGATATCAGCGATGGGGGCGGGTTAGGTGACGGCGATGGAAGAGGAGGTAATTTGTGA
- the LOC112722314 gene encoding uncharacterized protein isoform X2 — MVTGEQSLDAASAETVRVSLLNKSERGLYHYFLFLSRRKKKGEKKKKKKEAGCENLIIQQGKGNKEKKKRIKKKMASSSSYNSPCAACKFLRRKCMPGCIFAPYFPPEEPQKFANVHKIFGASNVTKLLNELLPHQREDAVNSLAYEAEARVRDPVYGCVGAISFLQRQVQRLQKELDAANADLLRYSFTDIAPTPALSMPPGLTNATSLQQIPQRFGARFDNEGSGFYNNNRQYSPNIYSYPYSLPWTDTSSKDISDGGGLGDGDGRGGNL; from the exons ATGGTTACTGGAGAGCAATCTTTGGACGCTGCTAGCGCTGAGACTG TTAGGGTTTCACTCCTCAACAAATCTGAGAGAGGCTTATaccattattttctgtttttgtcacggaggaagaagaagggagagaaaaaaaaaaaaaaaaaagaagcaggtTGTGAAAACCTTATCATCCAACAAGGgaaagggaataaagaaaaaaaaaag agaatcaagaagaagatggcatcatcaagctcgtACAATTCACCTTGCGCTGCCTGCAAATTCTTGAGGAGGAAGTGCATGCCAGGGTGTATCTTTGCGCCTTATTTTCCACCCGAAGAGCCTCAAAAGTTTGCAAACGTGCACAAGATCTTCGGGGCAAGCAACGTTACCAAGCTCCTCAACGAGCTTCTGCCTCACCAGAGGGAGGATGCGGTCAACTCCCTCGCTTACGAGGCAGAAGCTCGCGTTAGAGATCCTGTTTACGGCTGCGTTGGCGCCATATCTTTCCTCCAAAGACAAGTGCAAAGACTTCAGAAGGAACTTGATGCCGCCAACGCTGATCTTCTCCGCTATTCCTTTACTGACATCGCTCCGACACCGGCTCTTTCTATGCCCCCCGGACTAACCAATGCTACTTCCCTTCAACAAATTCCCCAAAGGTTTGGGGCAAGATTTGATAACGAAGGAAGTGGATTCTATAACAATAATCGCCAATATTCACCTAATATTTATTCTTACCCATACTCTCTTCCATGGACCGATACCTCTTCCAAGGATATCAGCGATGGGGGCGGGTTAGGTGACGGCGATGGAAGAGGAGGTAATTTGTGA
- the LOC112722316 gene encoding pyruvate decarboxylase 1-like: protein MFSSEDYQRSVTNGELQKKMNDEKKDYKARTADSDECVYCSVTNRILHHTIGLPDFTQGLRCFQTVTCYQAVVNNLEDAHEMLDTAISTTLKESKPVYISISCNLAAIPYPTFSREPVPFSLSPKLSNQMGLEAVVEAAADFHGNMSV from the exons ATGTTTTCCTCTGAAGATTATCAAAGAAGTGTTACTAATGGTGAGCTTCAAAAAAAGatgaatgatgaaaaaaaagattACAAG GCAAGAACAGCGGATTCAGATGAATGCGTCTATTGCT CCGTGACCAACCGGATCTTGCATCACACCATTGGCTTGCCGGATTTCACCCAGGGGCTTCGCTGCTTCCAAACTGTTACTTGCTACCAG GCTGTGGTTAATAACCTAGAAGATGCTCATGAGATGCTTGACACTGCAATCTCAACCACACTGAAAGAAAGCAAACCTGTTTATATCAGCATCAGCTGTAACCTGGCTGCAATTCCTTACCCCACTTTCAGTAGGGAGCCAGTTCCATTTTCGTTGTCTCCAAA ATTGAGTAATCAAATGGGGTTGGAGGCAGTAGTAGAGGCTGCAGCTGACTTCCATGGCAACATGAGTGTCTAA